One window of the Natronomonas marina genome contains the following:
- a CDS encoding SDR family oxidoreductase, with amino-acid sequence MSNRTVLITGCSSGIGRATAYAFLDEEWRVYATARNPADIQQLGEAGCDIGTLDVTDPDDVERVVDRIIEEEGRIDALVNNAGYGQHGPLEDVRQDLFERQFDVNVFGPHRLVRAVLPHMREREDGTIVNVSSVAGRLAAPGMGAYSASKHAIEGYSDALRLEVEPFGVDVSVVQPGPVETSFRERVDDEIGRLGRTEAYEDLYQFQEDASLFGADSPVAVHPAEVAEAIVEASVTPDPEPRYVVGRVAQVMLYARYLPDPIRDQVFGLVRKFTT; translated from the coding sequence ATGAGCAATCGGACGGTGCTGATTACCGGCTGTTCGTCCGGCATCGGCCGGGCGACGGCGTACGCCTTCCTCGACGAGGAGTGGCGCGTCTACGCGACGGCCCGCAACCCCGCCGACATCCAGCAACTCGGCGAGGCCGGCTGCGACATCGGGACGCTGGACGTGACCGACCCCGACGACGTCGAGCGCGTCGTCGACCGCATCATCGAAGAGGAGGGCCGCATCGACGCGCTGGTCAACAACGCCGGCTACGGCCAGCACGGCCCGCTGGAGGACGTCCGGCAGGACCTCTTCGAGCGGCAGTTCGACGTCAACGTCTTCGGCCCCCACCGGCTCGTCCGGGCGGTGCTGCCCCACATGCGGGAACGGGAGGACGGGACCATCGTCAACGTCTCCTCGGTCGCCGGGCGGCTGGCGGCGCCGGGGATGGGCGCCTACTCGGCCTCGAAGCACGCCATCGAGGGGTACAGCGACGCGCTCCGCCTGGAGGTCGAGCCGTTCGGCGTCGACGTCAGCGTCGTCCAGCCCGGTCCCGTCGAGACGAGCTTCCGCGAGCGCGTCGACGACGAAATCGGTCGCCTCGGCCGGACCGAGGCCTACGAGGACCTCTACCAGTTCCAGGAGGACGCCTCGCTGTTCGGCGCCGACAGCCCCGTCGCCGTCCACCCCGCCGAGGTCGCCGAGGCCATCGTCGAGGCGTCGGTCACGCCGGACCCCGAGCCCCGCTACGTCGTCGGCCGGGTCGCACAGGTGATGCTGTACGCCCGCTACCTGCCGGACCCCATCCGCGACCAGGTCTTCGGACTGGTCCGAAAGTTCACGACGTAG
- a CDS encoding winged helix-turn-helix transcriptional regulator, with product MKRIRAATEILTYKWHPAILYTVHELDGAGYSELEAAIDDISSKMLSDGLSDLCERDILATAEPVEDSGRTIYVLTDKGRGLVPAIEVLDAWNQRYETPRSSVLILEDERMVADMLADYFSGRYDAQYVRYGEDALDAYGDDIDIVIIDRNLERMSGDEVAARIRDEDGQALLLCVSGVEPADDIYELAYDDYIYKPAGEDQMRARIELLLNRAELEGPVREYLALRSKQAALRDAYGEAATRMGGYRDCADRIEALDLSTDRRRTLDPLLPPGASEPLLSDD from the coding sequence GTGAAACGGATTCGCGCCGCGACGGAGATACTGACGTACAAGTGGCACCCGGCAATCCTCTACACGGTCCACGAACTGGACGGCGCGGGGTACTCCGAACTCGAAGCTGCTATCGACGACATCTCGTCGAAGATGCTGTCGGACGGCCTGTCCGACCTCTGTGAGCGGGACATTCTGGCGACGGCCGAACCAGTCGAGGACAGCGGCAGGACGATATACGTGCTGACGGACAAGGGCCGCGGCCTCGTTCCGGCCATCGAGGTGCTGGACGCGTGGAACCAGCGGTACGAGACACCCCGGTCGTCGGTGCTGATACTCGAGGACGAACGGATGGTCGCGGACATGCTCGCGGACTACTTTTCCGGTCGCTACGACGCACAGTACGTCCGATACGGCGAGGACGCACTCGATGCGTACGGCGACGACATCGACATCGTCATCATCGACCGGAATCTCGAGCGGATGTCCGGCGACGAGGTGGCAGCCCGAATCAGGGACGAGGACGGGCAGGCGCTGCTCCTCTGTGTCAGCGGCGTCGAACCCGCCGACGACATATACGAACTGGCGTACGACGACTACATCTACAAACCGGCCGGTGAGGACCAGATGAGGGCCCGCATCGAATTGCTTCTCAACCGGGCGGAACTGGAGGGGCCGGTCCGGGAGTACCTGGCCCTGCGGTCGAAACAGGCCGCACTGCGAGACGCCTACGGGGAGGCTGCCACGAGGATGGGCGGCTACCGGGACTGTGCGGACCGAATCGAGGCCCTCGACCTCTCGACGGACCGGAGACGGACGCTCGATCCACTCCTGCCGCCGGGGGCGAGCGAGCCGCTTCTGTCCGACGACTGA
- a CDS encoding ribbon-helix-helix domain-containing protein has product MSTLNVKIPDEMDDDLQAYLEEHPHYLNKSELVRDALRHLIDSQQLADWARADVRVSRDQIAAGETVALEDLE; this is encoded by the coding sequence ATGAGCACACTCAACGTGAAGATCCCGGACGAGATGGACGACGACCTGCAGGCGTACCTGGAGGAACACCCCCACTACCTGAACAAGAGCGAACTGGTCCGGGACGCACTCCGGCATCTGATCGACTCCCAGCAGCTCGCCGACTGGGCCCGTGCGGACGTTCGCGTGAGTCGCGACCAGATCGCCGCGGGTGAGACGGTCGCGCTCGAAGACCTCGAATGA
- a CDS encoding type II secretion system protein — protein sequence MSLLSRLASRSPRETAPSELGEVAPFLGREPLEYAVAADAAGLFVGALLLVAALVVGQPLLLLVALGGAYGTVALVRGGAIAAANARRSRTLGSAPELVSRAVLQTRVAPTAEGAAAFAAETEGRLGDRLAEHVRRARGTPRSGLGSFADAWRDSFPALHRSLTLVDAAAGAPDEERDRALDRAMAAILDGTRDRASDAADAIRGPATALYAFGVLLPLALVGVLPAAGAAGLEATLPAVVVLYDLALPVVLICASAWLLAGRPVAFPPAAVGRDHRDVPTRRWPALAAGGAVGVAAWVFAGRVLTPWSAPLATVGLGTGTALIALYRPVVRVRERADRLDEALPDALYLVGRRVADGIAVERAVADAADELDGVARDVFGAAARRQSQLRVGVETAFDGEYGALEAVPSQRARGAARLLGAATREGPPAGRALVETADHLDDLRRVERDARRDLARVTSTLGNTAAFFGPLVGGATVALADSVGTTAALEGGAPETAGLGLAVGAYVLLLAVILTALSTGLSRGLDRATVGYRAGAALVAATVTYVVAFRATATVAGGL from the coding sequence ATGTCGCTGCTGAGCCGTCTCGCCTCGCGCTCGCCGCGCGAGACGGCCCCGTCGGAACTCGGAGAGGTGGCGCCGTTCCTTGGCCGCGAACCGCTCGAGTACGCGGTGGCCGCGGACGCGGCGGGGCTGTTCGTCGGAGCGTTGCTCCTCGTCGCGGCGCTCGTCGTCGGGCAGCCGCTGCTCCTGTTGGTCGCACTCGGCGGCGCCTACGGCACCGTCGCGCTCGTCCGTGGCGGGGCAATCGCCGCCGCGAACGCCCGCCGGAGCCGGACGCTGGGTTCGGCGCCGGAACTGGTCAGCCGTGCCGTGCTACAGACCCGCGTCGCGCCGACCGCGGAGGGGGCGGCGGCCTTCGCCGCCGAGACGGAGGGCCGTCTCGGGGACCGCCTCGCCGAGCACGTCCGCCGGGCGAGGGGGACCCCACGGTCGGGACTCGGGAGCTTCGCCGACGCCTGGCGGGACTCGTTCCCGGCGCTCCACCGGTCGCTGACGCTCGTCGATGCCGCGGCCGGCGCTCCGGACGAGGAACGCGACCGCGCGCTCGACCGGGCGATGGCTGCGATCCTCGACGGGACCCGGGACCGGGCGTCCGACGCCGCCGACGCCATCCGTGGCCCGGCGACGGCGCTGTACGCCTTCGGCGTCCTCCTGCCGCTGGCGCTCGTCGGCGTCCTGCCGGCGGCCGGTGCGGCGGGCCTCGAGGCGACGCTCCCGGCCGTCGTCGTCCTGTACGACCTGGCCTTGCCCGTCGTCTTGATTTGTGCCAGCGCCTGGCTGCTCGCCGGCCGACCCGTCGCCTTCCCGCCGGCGGCCGTCGGTCGGGACCACCGCGACGTTCCGACCCGGCGGTGGCCCGCACTCGCGGCCGGAGGCGCCGTCGGCGTCGCCGCCTGGGTGTTCGCCGGTCGCGTTCTGACGCCCTGGAGTGCGCCGCTTGCGACCGTCGGTCTCGGTACGGGGACGGCGCTTATCGCCCTCTACCGACCCGTCGTTCGGGTCAGGGAGCGCGCCGACCGCCTCGACGAGGCGCTGCCGGACGCGCTGTACCTCGTCGGCCGACGCGTCGCGGACGGCATCGCCGTCGAGCGCGCCGTCGCCGACGCAGCCGACGAACTCGACGGGGTCGCCCGAGATGTCTTCGGGGCCGCCGCGAGACGACAGTCACAGCTCCGCGTCGGCGTCGAGACCGCCTTCGACGGCGAGTACGGCGCCCTCGAGGCAGTCCCGAGCCAGCGGGCCCGCGGTGCCGCCCGCCTGCTCGGAGCGGCGACGCGAGAGGGGCCGCCCGCTGGCCGGGCACTCGTCGAGACGGCCGACCACCTCGACGACCTCCGCCGCGTCGAGCGGGACGCCCGCCGCGACCTGGCCCGCGTCACGTCGACGCTCGGGAACACGGCGGCATTCTTCGGGCCGCTCGTCGGCGGCGCGACGGTCGCCCTCGCCGACAGCGTTGGCACCACCGCGGCTCTCGAGGGCGGCGCCCCGGAGACGGCCGGTCTCGGCCTGGCCGTCGGCGCCTACGTCCTCCTGCTCGCCGTGATTCTGACGGCTCTCTCGACGGGGTTGTCTCGCGGTCTCGACCGCGCGACCGTCGGCTACCGCGCCGGGGCGGCGCTCGTGGCCGCCACCGTGACCTACGTCGTCGCCTTCCGCGCCACCGCCACCGTGGCCGGAGGTTTATAA
- a CDS encoding DUF7311 family protein: protein MIRVVLAVALAAALLGASLPVAERVERDRNAALATTELQELTRAADRLVADNDPVVPSRPPAETVVVVAPPTPTVTDGGRIVVGDDRLVWAPATGDNRTVEASADLRVEGTLVLADDTRLRLSLVRDAGGPVVVVERARVEGRSRDQTPRARTPAVIGRRLPV, encoded by the coding sequence GTGATTCGGGTCGTGCTGGCCGTCGCGCTGGCGGCCGCGCTGCTCGGGGCGAGCCTCCCGGTCGCCGAGCGGGTCGAACGGGACCGCAACGCCGCGCTGGCGACGACCGAACTCCAGGAACTCACCCGGGCCGCCGACCGTCTCGTCGCCGACAACGACCCCGTCGTTCCCTCGCGGCCGCCCGCCGAGACCGTCGTCGTCGTCGCGCCGCCGACCCCGACGGTCACCGACGGCGGGCGAATCGTCGTCGGCGACGACCGGCTAGTCTGGGCGCCGGCGACTGGCGACAACCGGACCGTCGAGGCCAGCGCCGACCTCCGGGTAGAAGGAACGCTCGTGCTCGCCGACGACACCCGGCTTCGGCTCTCGCTGGTCCGCGACGCCGGCGGGCCGGTCGTCGTCGTCGAGCGGGCGAGGGTTGAAGGGCGAAGCCGCGACCAGACGCCCCGTGCTCGGACGCCTGCTGTCATCGGAAGACGACTGCCTGTGTGA
- a CDS encoding sensor histidine kinase: MGYQLTPFMPMHAAVFGMTVVLGLYATRRYLREDRRLPVLAFAVLMFSLSFWELMSFVIEMVVSREFKLIAYNITNAIAIPVYLFSLLFFALAFAERQRWIKWAVTVSAAVLVGLSALLLVRPEFLYESRGLVTRGPVTVLGVTFEEFVLHDRKLNLSFRLYALYAYAVTLASGGIILRYVLTKADELRTEQSALIAIGIGTPMVVNVLVFLRVLPPSPNITDVGFGVTAAAFAVAIFRYQLFELPPVSRHQLIRGFDDPFVFVDDDDEVVYTNPTARQVFDVETDWRGMDATEFFGPHAGAIQPFYPDESTEDGTLEIEGSDRYFDVKRTSVRTPDGNVSGHIVALRDVTKLERTNRRLDQFTSTVSHELRTPLNEAMVRTDRLAREYPDERTESVEAALDRMESVIDNMLTLAHSQADIEETETCSLEPLLKGVWASVRTDGAELECHVGDAAVDADPVRLFQVLENLLRNAIVHNDSPLTVRVGLIDGDPDSGECAGFYVEDDGKGIPEPERDEVFDHGYTRGRGGNGYGLSIVRHIVDAHGWTIGVTDGADGGARFEITGVDAGPVRRR; this comes from the coding sequence ATGGGTTATCAGTTAACGCCGTTCATGCCCATGCACGCCGCCGTGTTCGGCATGACGGTCGTGCTGGGGCTGTACGCGACGCGCCGGTATCTACGGGAAGACCGCCGCTTACCGGTGCTCGCCTTTGCGGTGTTGATGTTCTCGCTCTCCTTCTGGGAACTCATGAGCTTCGTCATAGAGATGGTTGTCTCTCGGGAGTTCAAACTGATCGCTTACAACATCACGAACGCCATCGCGATTCCCGTCTACCTGTTTTCGCTCCTGTTCTTCGCGCTGGCGTTTGCCGAAAGGCAGCGGTGGATAAAGTGGGCCGTGACCGTGTCCGCTGCCGTTCTGGTTGGACTCAGCGCCCTGCTCCTCGTTCGCCCCGAGTTCCTGTACGAATCCCGCGGACTGGTGACCCGGGGGCCAGTCACGGTTCTGGGCGTCACCTTCGAGGAGTTCGTGCTCCACGACCGGAAACTCAACCTGTCGTTCAGGCTGTACGCGTTGTACGCCTACGCCGTCACGCTCGCCAGCGGGGGCATCATCCTGCGATACGTGCTCACGAAGGCGGACGAACTCCGCACGGAACAGTCGGCCCTCATCGCCATCGGCATCGGTACCCCAATGGTGGTGAACGTACTGGTGTTCCTCAGGGTCCTTCCCCCGTCACCGAACATCACCGACGTCGGATTCGGGGTGACTGCGGCCGCCTTCGCGGTCGCCATCTTCAGGTATCAGCTGTTCGAACTGCCTCCCGTCAGTCGTCACCAGTTGATTCGCGGGTTTGACGATCCGTTCGTGTTCGTCGACGACGACGACGAAGTCGTCTACACGAACCCGACGGCACGGCAGGTGTTCGACGTCGAGACCGACTGGCGTGGTATGGACGCGACCGAGTTCTTCGGGCCACATGCCGGGGCCATCCAGCCGTTCTATCCCGACGAGTCCACAGAGGACGGCACGCTCGAAATCGAGGGGTCGGACCGGTACTTCGACGTGAAGCGGACGTCGGTCCGGACTCCCGACGGGAATGTCAGTGGCCACATCGTCGCTCTCAGGGACGTCACGAAACTGGAGCGGACGAACCGGCGACTCGACCAGTTCACGTCGACGGTGTCTCACGAGTTGCGGACGCCGTTGAACGAGGCGATGGTTCGGACGGACCGCCTCGCTCGAGAGTATCCCGACGAGCGCACCGAGTCCGTAGAGGCCGCGCTGGACCGGATGGAGTCGGTAATCGACAATATGCTGACGCTCGCCCATAGTCAGGCGGACATCGAGGAGACCGAGACGTGTTCCCTGGAGCCACTCCTCAAGGGTGTCTGGGCAAGCGTGCGAACCGACGGCGCGGAACTGGAGTGTCACGTCGGCGACGCGGCCGTCGACGCGGACCCGGTTCGGCTGTTCCAGGTCCTCGAGAACCTTCTCCGGAACGCAATCGTGCACAACGACTCGCCACTGACCGTCCGAGTCGGCCTCATCGATGGCGACCCCGATTCCGGTGAATGCGCAGGGTTTTACGTCGAGGACGACGGAAAGGGGATTCCCGAACCCGAACGGGATGAGGTATTCGACCACGGGTACACCAGGGGCCGGGGCGGCAACGGGTACGGGCTCTCTATCGTGAGACACATCGTCGACGCCCACGGCTGGACGATTGGCGTCACCGATGGAGCCGACGGTGGCGCCCGGTTCGAAATCACCGGCGTCGACGCCGGGCCGGTACGCCGTCGGTAG
- a CDS encoding ATPase, T2SS/T4P/T4SS family → MLGRLLSSEDDCLCEVGFEGDCLRVDSDDCPGDGRLAESAACRATVVEALEARDVESVCTRAAGFERAYEDDAAAMLVAAGRFADAVAFHDEALAERAREDPLGAARVASGRGETLARAAAETGLAAFLEADYGTVLRPSVGPTIARSRVATQPPPTATLRDRYELDTGAVVRRYEGDGLDTYHLTPAEHRLDAEATATLARAYERLARGTVTGGERAPARAVRSVAEGDQPVETLVAALEKHTLGLGVVEDCFADPSVTDAFLSAPVDENRIRVRHDGETLRTNVRLTTEGADALASRFRRSSGRAFSRASPTLAATTDAGDRRVRVAGVTAPVSDGVGFTFRAHDESAFRVSDLVENGTLAPETAAFLSVAVRRGAATLLAGARGAGKTTLLGALLWELPVDVRTVLIEDTPELPVGELQAEGRDVQPLRVATGDGASIEPTEALRTALRLGDGAIVVGEVRGEEAKVLYEAMRVGAADGAVLGTIHGGGGESVRERVVTDLGVPETAFADTDLVVTMEAYDDGGGRRRRLRAVEEVRRTGDGVGFATVATEGSLALEDCRTLSALADPTETAADVRSEIDRAAEELSGTCRC, encoded by the coding sequence GTGCTCGGACGCCTGCTGTCATCGGAAGACGACTGCCTGTGTGAGGTCGGCTTCGAGGGAGACTGTCTGCGGGTCGACAGCGACGACTGCCCGGGCGACGGCCGTCTCGCCGAGTCGGCGGCGTGTCGGGCGACGGTCGTCGAGGCCCTCGAGGCGCGCGACGTCGAGTCCGTCTGCACCCGTGCCGCCGGGTTCGAACGGGCCTACGAGGACGACGCCGCGGCGATGCTCGTTGCCGCGGGCCGGTTCGCCGACGCCGTCGCGTTCCACGACGAGGCGCTAGCCGAACGCGCCCGCGAGGACCCGCTGGGTGCGGCCCGCGTCGCCAGCGGTCGCGGCGAGACGCTCGCCCGGGCGGCCGCCGAGACCGGTCTCGCGGCCTTTCTGGAGGCCGACTACGGCACCGTGCTCCGCCCGAGCGTCGGTCCGACGATCGCCCGATCCCGAGTGGCGACGCAGCCGCCACCGACCGCGACGCTCCGGGACCGCTACGAACTCGACACCGGGGCCGTCGTCCGCCGGTACGAGGGCGACGGCCTGGACACATACCACCTGACGCCCGCCGAACACCGGCTGGACGCCGAAGCGACCGCGACGCTGGCCCGGGCCTACGAGCGGCTCGCTCGCGGCACCGTCACGGGCGGCGAGCGTGCCCCCGCACGCGCCGTCCGATCGGTCGCCGAGGGTGACCAGCCAGTCGAGACGCTCGTGGCCGCCCTGGAGAAACACACGCTCGGGCTCGGCGTCGTCGAGGACTGCTTCGCCGACCCGTCGGTCACGGACGCGTTCCTCTCGGCACCCGTCGACGAGAACCGGATTCGCGTCCGCCACGACGGCGAGACGCTCCGCACGAACGTCCGGCTGACGACCGAGGGCGCCGACGCGCTGGCCTCCCGGTTCCGCCGCTCCAGCGGTCGCGCGTTCTCCCGGGCCAGCCCGACGCTCGCAGCGACGACCGACGCCGGCGACCGGCGCGTCCGCGTCGCCGGCGTCACCGCGCCGGTCAGCGACGGCGTTGGGTTCACGTTCCGTGCCCACGACGAGTCGGCGTTTCGTGTCTCCGACCTCGTCGAGAACGGGACGCTAGCGCCCGAAACCGCCGCGTTCCTTTCGGTCGCGGTCCGCCGAGGGGCCGCGACGCTGCTCGCCGGCGCCCGCGGAGCCGGCAAGACGACGCTGCTCGGCGCGCTGCTGTGGGAGCTCCCGGTCGACGTCCGGACGGTCCTCATCGAGGACACGCCCGAGCTTCCCGTCGGCGAACTCCAGGCCGAGGGCCGGGACGTCCAGCCGCTCCGGGTCGCCACGGGGGACGGGGCGTCAATCGAGCCGACCGAGGCGCTCCGGACCGCACTCAGGCTCGGCGACGGCGCCATCGTCGTCGGCGAGGTTCGCGGCGAGGAGGCGAAGGTCCTCTACGAGGCGATGCGGGTCGGAGCCGCCGACGGCGCGGTGCTCGGGACCATCCACGGCGGTGGCGGCGAGTCCGTCCGCGAACGGGTCGTCACCGACCTCGGGGTCCCCGAGACGGCCTTCGCCGACACCGACCTCGTCGTGACGATGGAGGCCTACGACGACGGGGGTGGCCGTCGGCGACGGCTCCGTGCCGTCGAGGAGGTGCGACGCACGGGCGACGGCGTCGGCTTCGCAACGGTCGCAACCGAGGGGTCGCTCGCCCTCGAGGACTGCCGGACGCTGTCGGCGCTCGCGGACCCGACGGAGACGGCGGCCGATGTCCGGAGCGAAATCGACCGAGCGGCCGAGGAACTGTCGGGGACATGTCGCTGCTGA
- a CDS encoding glycerate kinase type-2 family protein yields the protein MFVDRAALADSPPGELAVDCLAAGIEAARPRRAVDRHCSVEDGTLRIRDAAYDLAAYDDVLVLGGGKGADELAAGLAELLDGRASGVVVTDERTADPDGVTVRVGEHPTPGEGSVAGAAAVLKRASAADDGTLVLAAVTGGASALLCAPAGDLSAADIAAVTGDLLAAGAPVDALNVVRRACSEVKGGGLAAAARPATVVGLVVSDVVGDDPAVVGSGPTVPQVSDPAAALAVLDRYGVEAAAVRAFLEDAAPTPAPDVAVDTHVLASAHDALAAAGEVAAERGYEPCRLSTRFEGEAREVGRFHAAVAAEVAETGSPVEPPAVLLSGGETTVSVEGDGVGGPNLEFAVAGGLDLPPSAVLAAVDTDGSDGGTDAAGALVDRIDDAAAARAALADNDSYRFLDDRDALLRSGATGTNVNDLRVLVVSDA from the coding sequence GTGTTCGTCGACCGCGCCGCCCTCGCGGACTCGCCCCCCGGCGAACTCGCCGTCGACTGCCTGGCGGCCGGCATCGAGGCGGCCCGCCCGAGGCGGGCCGTCGACCGGCACTGCTCGGTCGAGGACGGGACGCTCCGGATCCGAGACGCCGCCTACGACCTCGCGGCCTACGACGACGTGCTCGTTCTCGGCGGCGGGAAGGGTGCCGACGAACTCGCGGCGGGCCTCGCCGAGTTACTCGACGGACGGGCGAGCGGCGTCGTCGTCACGGACGAACGGACCGCCGACCCCGATGGGGTGACGGTCCGGGTCGGCGAGCACCCGACGCCCGGCGAGGGAAGCGTCGCCGGTGCCGCCGCCGTCCTCAAGCGGGCGAGCGCGGCCGACGACGGGACGCTCGTCCTCGCGGCGGTCACCGGCGGCGCGAGCGCGCTCCTCTGTGCGCCAGCGGGCGACCTCTCGGCGGCCGACATCGCCGCGGTCACCGGGGACCTGCTCGCGGCCGGCGCGCCCGTCGACGCGTTGAACGTCGTCCGGCGGGCCTGTTCGGAGGTCAAGGGTGGCGGCCTCGCGGCGGCCGCCCGGCCGGCGACCGTCGTCGGACTCGTCGTCAGCGACGTGGTCGGCGACGACCCCGCGGTGGTCGGCAGCGGGCCGACTGTGCCGCAGGTGAGCGACCCGGCGGCCGCCCTTGCCGTGCTGGACCGCTACGGCGTCGAGGCCGCCGCAGTACGGGCGTTCCTCGAGGACGCAGCCCCGACGCCGGCGCCCGACGTCGCGGTCGACACGCACGTCCTCGCGTCGGCTCACGACGCCCTCGCGGCCGCGGGCGAGGTGGCGGCCGAGCGGGGCTACGAGCCCTGTCGTCTCTCGACCCGATTCGAGGGAGAGGCCCGCGAAGTGGGGCGGTTCCACGCCGCCGTCGCGGCCGAGGTCGCCGAGACGGGTTCGCCGGTCGAACCGCCGGCAGTGCTGCTTTCGGGCGGCGAGACGACGGTCTCCGTCGAGGGCGACGGCGTCGGCGGCCCGAACCTTGAGTTCGCCGTCGCCGGCGGTCTCGACCTCCCGCCGTCGGCGGTGCTGGCCGCGGTCGACACGGACGGCAGCGACGGCGGTACCGACGCCGCCGGCGCGCTGGTCGACCGTATCGACGACGCCGCGGCCGCGCGGGCGGCGCTGGCCGACAACGACAGCTACCGGTTCCTCGACGACCGCGACGCACTCTTGCGGTCGGGCGCGACGGGCACGAACGTCAACGACCTCCGCGTCCTCGTCGTTTCGGACGCCTAA
- a CDS encoding ArsA family ATPase: MSDLTVEPVESVEDAEVPAGVDAPEYVLYGGKGGVGKTTCAAATALASARDGTTTLVLSTDPAHSLSDTLETEIPAEPSRIREDVPLWAAEIDPEAATGGPFAAEEGGPAGADAGGADGAGGSGGTGGPGDAAGMGMGGMGELLGGGDHPLAGGAMPGADEAAAVQLLLEYLDDPRFDRVVVDTAPTGHTLRLLELPDVMDSMVGRMLAFREKLSGMAGSLAGLFGGGDDDVEEGVDDLRELSTKIERLRDALQDPTRTDFRVVMVPEEMSVVESERLLDRLEEFSIPVDTLVVNRVSEDLADVAGFDEAWFVAPDTEHCEFCRRRWEVQRTALARAQDLFRGRDVKRVPLFAEPVHGEAMLGVVAACLD; encoded by the coding sequence ATGAGCGACCTCACCGTCGAGCCGGTCGAATCCGTCGAGGACGCCGAGGTGCCGGCGGGCGTCGACGCTCCGGAGTACGTCCTCTACGGCGGGAAGGGCGGCGTCGGCAAGACGACGTGTGCGGCGGCGACGGCGCTGGCCAGCGCCCGCGACGGCACCACGACGCTGGTGCTCTCGACGGACCCGGCCCACTCGCTGTCGGACACCCTGGAGACGGAGATACCGGCCGAACCGAGCCGAATCCGCGAGGACGTCCCGCTGTGGGCCGCCGAAATCGACCCCGAGGCGGCCACCGGCGGGCCGTTCGCCGCGGAGGAGGGCGGGCCGGCCGGGGCCGATGCCGGCGGTGCTGACGGCGCCGGCGGGTCGGGCGGTACTGGCGGCCCGGGCGACGCCGCCGGCATGGGAATGGGCGGGATGGGCGAGTTGCTCGGCGGCGGCGACCACCCGCTCGCTGGCGGCGCGATGCCCGGCGCCGACGAGGCGGCGGCCGTCCAGTTGCTGCTGGAGTACCTCGACGACCCACGCTTCGACCGGGTGGTCGTCGACACGGCGCCGACCGGCCACACGCTGCGGTTGCTGGAGTTGCCGGACGTGATGGACTCGATGGTGGGCCGCATGCTCGCCTTCCGCGAGAAACTCTCCGGGATGGCCGGCAGCCTCGCCGGTCTCTTCGGGGGCGGCGACGACGACGTCGAGGAGGGTGTCGACGACCTGCGCGAACTGTCGACGAAGATAGAGCGGTTGCGGGACGCCCTGCAGGACCCGACCCGGACCGACTTCCGGGTCGTGATGGTGCCCGAGGAGATGAGCGTCGTCGAGAGTGAGCGCCTCCTCGACCGTCTCGAGGAGTTCTCGATTCCGGTCGACACGCTGGTGGTCAACCGCGTCAGCGAGGACCTCGCGGACGTCGCGGGCTTCGACGAGGCGTGGTTCGTCGCGCCGGACACCGAACACTGCGAGTTCTGCCGGCGGCGCTGGGAGGTCCAGCGGACCGCGCTGGCGCGGGCCCAGGACCTCTTCCGGGGCCGCGACGTCAAGCGCGTTCCGCTGTTCGCCGAACCGGTCCACGGGGAGGCGATGCTGGGCGTCGTCGCGGCCTGTCTCGACTAG
- a CDS encoding biogenesis of lysosome-related organelles complex 1 subunit 2, translated as MSPSNPDRDSVERRLEAVERALSAEEPLERTDRLDDLEDRVAELEAAVQAIRGYVGEIRAINEDVERRADRALRKAEAVERTVGPGDRGTSPRDDGTPPRDGGAARRDDAATRDDDAAAPKDDDDTDGILRWG; from the coding sequence GTGTCCCCCAGCAACCCCGACCGCGACTCCGTCGAGCGCCGACTCGAGGCCGTCGAGCGCGCGCTGTCGGCCGAGGAACCACTCGAACGGACCGACCGCCTCGACGACCTCGAAGACCGCGTGGCCGAACTCGAGGCGGCCGTCCAGGCGATTCGCGGCTACGTCGGCGAGATTCGCGCCATCAACGAGGACGTCGAGCGCCGCGCCGACCGTGCGCTCCGGAAGGCCGAGGCCGTCGAGCGCACCGTCGGTCCCGGGGACAGGGGGACATCACCGCGAGACGACGGGACGCCGCCGCGGGACGGGGGGGCGGCGCGGCGAGACGACGCGGCGACGCGTGACGACGACGCCGCGGCACCGAAGGACGACGACGACACCGACGGCATCCTCCGGTGGGGGTGA
- a CDS encoding type II toxin-antitoxin system RelE family toxin — protein MTEELLSERARERLSGLDPDVRDRIKDALRDIDPNRDLSRLPGEDAYKLRVGDYRVITDWVRDDDTVYVLTLGHRRNIYDRDL, from the coding sequence ATGACGGAGGAGCTCCTGTCCGAACGGGCACGAGAACGTCTCTCGGGGCTCGACCCCGACGTTCGAGACCGCATCAAGGACGCCCTCCGAGATATCGACCCGAATCGAGACCTCTCGCGACTCCCCGGCGAAGACGCGTACAAGCTCCGGGTCGGTGACTACCGGGTGATAACCGATTGGGTCCGCGACGACGACACGGTGTACGTGTTGACGCTGGGGCACCGGCGGAACATCTACGACCGGGACTTGTAG